TGCTCGACGGGGCCGCCGGCGAGCTTCTCGATGATGGGCCACGCATTGGGTCCCTGGATCTGGAAGCGGTAGTACTCGCGGTGCACCGCCTGGCCGTAGGGGCGGGAGGGGGAGCGGTCGTCGTAGCGGAACTCGACGTCGTAGCCGCCCGTCTCGGCGTGGAACTGCAGCCAGTTCGCCGCGGGCGCCCGGCCGACGTACACGAAGTCGTTCTCCGCCTCGTGGAAGAGGATGCCGTCACCGATCACGCCGCCGTTCGACGCGGTCGGCACGAACTGCTTCGCGGTGTCGACGGGGAAGTTCGCGAAGCTGTTGATCCCCGTCTCCCGCAGCAGCCGCAGGGCGTCGGGGCCCGAGACGAAGAAGTTCACCATGTGATGGGTCTGGTCGTACAGCACGGCCGTCTCGCGCCACGCCTTCTGCTCTCGGCGCCAGTTGGTGAACTCGGCGGGCACGACGGGGTAGATGTAGGTGCCCAGCTGCGAGTCCCGCAGCATCGTGACGATGTCGCCCTTCTCGTCCAGCAGCTCCTGCAGGTTGCGTGCCATGACGGCCCTCGACTTCCTTGTCCATTGCGGGTGGTGTGTCCGGCATCGTAAACGGGGTGCATACCTACATGAAGAGGGATCGCCGGTCGCCAAGATTGTAGACAGAATCTTGACCAATGCGCCAGGGGTGTGGTTCGCTAGCGTTGCCGTCGGTCGACGCGGCGGCGGCTCTTCGCCCGCGTGCGGGCGGCCGATCCCCTCGAAGCCGATCCTCTCGAAGGAGCACGATGGCCGACAACGGGTCCACGATGCTGGTCGTGAGCGCTCATGCGGGCGACTTCGTCTGGCGCGCCGGCGGCGCCATCGCCGCGACCACCCTGCGCGGCGGGCGCGCGGTCGTGGTGTGCCTCTCCTATGGAGAGCGCGGCGAGTCGGCGAGCCAGTGGCTGCAGGGCAAGAGCCTCGACGAGATCAAGGCGATCCGGCGCGACGAGGCGTCGGCTGCGGCATCCGCCCTGGGAGCGGGCATCGAGTTCCTCGACCTCGGTGACTACCCGCTCGTGGAGTCCGAGGATGCTGTCGCCAAGCTCGTCGACGTGTACCGGCGTGTGCAGCCCACCGTCGTGCTGACGCATCCGCTCGCCGACCCGTACAACGGCGACCACCCCGCCGCCGCCCGGATGGCCCTGCAGGCCCGGGTGCTCGCGCAGGCGATCGGCGTCGCGAACTCGGACGGCTCGTTCCCCGGCGAGGACGACATCATCGGCGCCCCTCCGGTCTTCTTCTTCGAACCCCACCAGCCCGAGCAGAGCGACTTCAAGCCGAACGTCCTGCTCGACATCACCGAGGCCTTCCCGCTCAAGCGCGCGGCGATGGAGTGCCTGCCCGCGCAGAAGCACATGTGGTCGTACTACACCGACCTCGCGATCCGCCGCGGGGTGCAGGTCAGGCGCAACGCCGGCCCCAACCTCGGCCTCCCGCACGAGACGATGGGCGAGGCCTACGTCCGCTACTTCCCGCAGGTGACAGGCGTGCTCGAGTGAGCGCAGAGCCCGTGATCGTCACCGACATCGCAAGAGCGGATGCCGCGACCGTCGATGCTCTCGCCGTCCACGGCGTCGCGACGGTGCACGAGGCGATGGGGCGGACCGGACTCGTCGGCCCCGGCATCCGTCCCATCCAGGACGGTGCGCGCATCGCGGGCTCCGCCGTGACGGTGCTGTCCTGGCCGGGCGACAACCTCATGATCCACGCGGCGATCGAGCAGTGCCGGGAAGGCGACGTGCTCGTCATCGCGACGACCTCGCCGTCGACCGACGGCGCATTCGGCGACCTCTTCGCGACGGCGCTCAAGGCGCGCGGAGTGCGCGGTCTCGTCACGACGACGGGAGTCCGGGATGTCGCGGACCTCCGCGCGATGGGATTCCCGGTGTGGTCCAGCGCCGTGCACGCACAGGGCACGGTCAAGGCGACGCCCGGCTCGGTGAACGTGCCGATCGTCGTCTCCGGCGCGACCGTGCGACCGGGCGACGTGGTGGTCGCCGACGACGACGGGGTCGTGATCGTCCCGCGACAGGAGGCCGCCGAAGCGCTGAGAGCCGCCGATGCGCGCGTCGAGAAAGAGGCCGCCGACCGGACCGCCTACGGTTCGGGCGCGCAGCTCAGCCTCGACCGGAAGGGCCTCCGTCAGACCCTCGCCGACCTCGGTGTTCGGTATGTGACGCAGGCGGAATACGACGATGGCGGCCGCTGACTTCGATCTCGCCGCGGCGGTGCGCGACGGCATCCCCTGCATCCTGATGCGCGGCGGCACGTCGAAGGGGGCGT
The window above is part of the Microbacterium sp. BK668 genome. Proteins encoded here:
- a CDS encoding 4-carboxy-4-hydroxy-2-oxoadipate aldolase/oxaloacetate decarboxylase, which encodes MSAEPVIVTDIARADAATVDALAVHGVATVHEAMGRTGLVGPGIRPIQDGARIAGSAVTVLSWPGDNLMIHAAIEQCREGDVLVIATTSPSTDGAFGDLFATALKARGVRGLVTTTGVRDVADLRAMGFPVWSSAVHAQGTVKATPGSVNVPIVVSGATVRPGDVVVADDDGVVIVPRQEAAEALRAADARVEKEAADRTAYGSGAQLSLDRKGLRQTLADLGVRYVTQAEYDDGGR
- a CDS encoding PIG-L deacetylase family protein; translation: MADNGSTMLVVSAHAGDFVWRAGGAIAATTLRGGRAVVVCLSYGERGESASQWLQGKSLDEIKAIRRDEASAAASALGAGIEFLDLGDYPLVESEDAVAKLVDVYRRVQPTVVLTHPLADPYNGDHPAAARMALQARVLAQAIGVANSDGSFPGEDDIIGAPPVFFFEPHQPEQSDFKPNVLLDITEAFPLKRAAMECLPAQKHMWSYYTDLAIRRGVQVRRNAGPNLGLPHETMGEAYVRYFPQVTGVLE